AGGTGCTAGCCCTGCTCGGGGTCCGAGAGCGTCCAGGAGCCATTCCGGACTGGATCGCGGCGTGGCGAGACGCGGAGCCCTTCAGTCCCGATTCATCGGCCGTGAAGTCGTCCTCAATCGTCGCGCGCTAGAGGGGCGACTTCCCATGTCGCAATCCACACGACGGTGCGCATGAGTCGCCGGCGATTGACGGGCACCGGAGTGCACGCGTAGGATTCCCACGTGGAATGGTGGCTGGCGTACATCGCGATCGGCGTGGCCGCCGGTCTCCTAGCCGGGCTGTTGGGCGTTGGCGGCGGGATCGTGGTGGTGCCGGGGTTGGCGGTTGTCTTCGAGGCGCAGGGCGTCTCCGCGCGGTACCTGATGCCGCTCGCGCTCGGCACCTCTCTCGCCACGATCGTCTTTACCTCGCTGGCCAGTTTACGGGCTCACCACGCACGCACTGCCGTGGATTGGTCGATCGTGCGGCAGCTCACCCCGGGGGTGGTCTTCGGGGCGCTGGTTGGCGCGTCGCTTGCGGCGCGGCTCTCGTCCGACGTCTTAACCGTGGTGTTTGCGGTGTTCCTCTGGATTGCGGCCACCCATCTGCTCCTCGACACCCCGGTACCGCGCGGCGGGGCGTCGCCCGGTTGGCTCGGCTGGTCCGTTGCGGGCGGCATCATTGGCAGCGTCTCGGGCGTGGTGGGAATCGGAGGTGGGACATTGTCCGTACCCTTGCTGACCTGGTGCCGGGTACGGTTACACGAGGCCATCGGGACCGCGGCGGCGGCCGGCTTCCCCCTCGCGTTGGCCGGGGCGTTCGGTTACTTCGCCAACGGTCTGGCGTTCAACGACCTGCCCCGTCACAGCACCGGGTTCGTGCATCTCCCCGCGGTCCTCGGCGTGGCGTTGGCGAGCGTCGTGACGGCTCCGTTGGGTGCCAAACTCGCCCATCGGCTTCCCACGGATCGGCTGCAGCAGTTCTTTGCCTTGTTCCTGTATGTGGTTGGCGGGAAGCTTGTTTACCCGCTTTGGGCCGCGTGAACCCCGGCTCAACGCTCAGCCCGGATTCCGCAGTTGACTTCGTTACGAGGTGGGAACCGGAGGCCTGGCGCGTGGCGAACGCCGTGGGGGCAGCCGGGGGATGACGGCCTCGGGCGGGGTGGCGGGCTCGGGTGAGCCGTC
The genomic region above belongs to Nitrospirota bacterium and contains:
- a CDS encoding sulfite exporter TauE/SafE family protein; this encodes MEWWLAYIAIGVAAGLLAGLLGVGGGIVVVPGLAVVFEAQGVSARYLMPLALGTSLATIVFTSLASLRAHHARTAVDWSIVRQLTPGVVFGALVGASLAARLSSDVLTVVFAVFLWIAATHLLLDTPVPRGGASPGWLGWSVAGGIIGSVSGVVGIGGGTLSVPLLTWCRVRLHEAIGTAAAAGFPLALAGAFGYFANGLAFNDLPRHSTGFVHLPAVLGVALASVVTAPLGAKLAHRLPTDRLQQFFALFLYVVGGKLVYPLWAA